In Anas platyrhynchos isolate ZD024472 breed Pekin duck chromosome 7, IASCAAS_PekinDuck_T2T, whole genome shotgun sequence, one genomic interval encodes:
- the USP40 gene encoding ubiquitin carboxyl-terminal hydrolase 40 isoform X4, which yields MEESKQIPVDQLGQKLLEKKKVSWNKKYRKQYGALRKYLQNHPQIFQFSPDKNKVGLKEKYKLPFKSDSQGLDLQSPSQKNDIQWNLEKTPTRLEETSVGCHWFDLNDSKVQPIKEEDIEQQFQGKESAYMLFYRKSRLKRPPEARGNPRYQIPEHLLNEMNAANTELQKKRAECDSANNGIDLHLHLSSCYKFYNGALHPSLTWKESVLDLTIDRRKTLGDLRQSIFQILESWEGDMILSNAKPLPAGLHLYEILDGDELTLDCFGLADGADIFVWNGKEVGGIKVMTGPDHEPVIINVLRLAEYNEGGKGQHFTESQHIFPCSTKLEDLHRALAPSGGIILKNGSGPDREGKNWEVLLEEQMKETIRSVGLTDGCSVLILDSHDQSFVNVSSGNLTAFTYDISWLQVKNFCGTEDEEKHVKITATIETVMSDIKMKAIQELQLDEELASDSCLRPVSGNGKLLSPVPEDYTVKEAELKMGSLLGLCRGKAPTSTQLFLYFIIGHDQHMGPEMEIVVEETASVKECLNLMLEKSGLSGDSWHLRRIDWCYEAGEALSQENATLKELNVCRGDTLVITEGKLPPKGFLKIPIWWFKPSSHMKHGENGLDQVNGLACRMDDLQVSPAGDSPECIQTDTDLCYAGSIEIAGEATLEDLKMQAMTLPCCQEHVVPLPTFLRAWTVESKRPGKLLRHNKQQLNEYKLGARVAICIEPLQKEENLGPHELLLRVQMGIPGERDYYDSVDLVWDISKECTTWSLRQRVASHYCLPVDKIEIAKYFPEKFEWLPISSWTQQISKRKRKKKQESLQSAPYHLKDGDTIGVKNLLLDDSKDFSTVRDDLGKEKQRQLALEKKKSRQAERLQDHVLSEEKLNTKQRKPEVALSINVGVFR from the exons ATG gaAGAATCTAAACAAATACCTGTAGATCAATTAGGGCAGAAgttactggagaaaaaaaaggtgtcCTGGAATAAGAAATACCGAAAACAATATGGAGCATTACGAAAG tATTTGCAAAATCATCCTCAGATATTTCAGTTCAGTCCTGACAAAAATAAGGTTGgtctgaaggaaaaatacaagctCCCATTTAAGTCAGATTCTCAAGGACTTGATCTCCAAAGCCCTTCTCAGAAGAATGATATCCAGTGGAATTTAGAAAAAACACCTACAAGGCTAGAGGAGACTTCTGTTGGTTGCCATTGGTTTGATCTGAATGATTCAAAAGTCCAGCCGATCAAGGAGGAGGATATTGAGCAACAATTTCAGGGTAAAGAGAGTGCCTACATGCTGTTTTATCGAAAGTCACGGCTAAAAAGACCTCCTGAAG CTCGAGGAAATCCAAGATACCAAATTCCTGAACATCTTCTGAATGAAATGAATGCTGCTAATACTGAGCTGCAAAAGAAGAG agcGGAATGTGACTCAGCAAACAATGGTATTGATTTGCATCTCCATTTGAGCTCGTGTTACAAATTTTACAATGGAGCTTTGCATCCTTCACTTACTTGGAAAGAGAGTGTACTGGATCTGACTattgacagaagaaaaactctAGGAGATCTTCGACAGTCAATATTCCAG ATACTGGAATCTTGGGAAGGAGACATGATTCTCAGTAATGCCAAACCTTTACCAGCAGGACTGCATCTTTACGAGATTCTTGATG GAGATGAGCTGACACTGGACTGCTTTGGGCTGGCTGATGGAGCAGACATTTTTGTGTGGAATGGGAAAGAG GTTGGCGGCATAAAGGTGATGACAGGCCCTGATCATGAACCTGTGATCATAAACGTTCTTCGTCTGGCAGAGTATAATGAAGGAGGGAAGGGTCAACACTTCACAGAATCGCAGCACATCTTTCCGTGCAGCACAAAACTGGAGGATCTGCACAGGGCCTTAGCACCGTCAGGAGGAATCATCTTAAAGAATGGCTCAGGACCTGATAGAGAAGGCAAGAACTGGGAAGTACTTCTTGAAGAACAGATGAAGGAAACAATCAGAAGTGTTGGTCTGACAGATGGATGTTCAGTGCTAATCTTAGACAGCCATGACCAGAG ctttgtgAATGTTTCAAGTGGCAATTTGACTGCTTTTACATACGACATCAGCTGGCTCCAAGTTAAAAACTTCTGCGGAACGGAAGATGAAGAGAAACACGTTAAAATTACTGCCACCATTGAAACA GTGATGTCAGATatcaaaatgaaagcaataCAGGAGCTTCAACTAGACGAAGAGCTAG CAAGTGACAGTTGTCTTAGACCTGTTAGTGGAAATGGGAAACTTCTCTCTCCAG tGCCTGAAGATTATACTGTCAAGGAAGCGGAACTGAAAATGGGAAGCTTGCTTGGGCTGTGCCGGGGAAAAGCTCCAACTTCCACACAG CTCttcttatattttattattgggCATGACCAACATATGGGCCCTGAGATGGAGATAGTTGTGGAAGAGACTGCCTCTGTGAAAGAA tgtctaAATTTAATGCTGGAAAAATCTGGATTATCAG GTGACAGCTGGCATTTGAGAAGGATTGACTGGTGCTATGAAGCAGGGGAAGCATTAAGTCAGGAA AATGCCACTCTGAAGGAGCTTAATGTTTGTAGAGGAGATACTTTGGTTATAACTGAAGGAAAGCTTCCAccaaag GGCTTTCTGAAAATTCCCATCTGGTGGTTCAAGCCTTCAAGCCATATGAAACATGGAGAAAATGGACTAGACCAAGTGAATGGGTTGGCCTGCAGGATGGACGATTTGCAGGTGTCTCCTGCTGGAG ACTCACCAGAATGCATCCAAACAGACACGGATCTGTGTTACGCTGGCAGTATAGAAATAGCAGGCGAAGCCACTTTGGAAGATCTGAAGATGCAG gctATGACCTTACCATGTTGTCAGGAGCACGTTGTCCCACTGCCCACATTTCTCAGAGCCTGGACAGTGGAAAGTAAGCGCCCAGGCAAGCTTTTACGACACAACAAGCAGCAACTCAA tgaataTAAACTGGGTGCCAGAGTGGCAATCTGCATAGAACCtttgcaaaaagaagaaaacttggG CCCACATGAACTGCTGCTTCGAGTACAGATGGGCATACCAGGGGAGAGGGACTACTATGACTCCGTGGATTTGGTGTGGGATATCTCCAAAGAATGCACTACCTGGTCACTGAGGCAAAGAGTGGCTTCTCACTATTGTCTCCCTGTAGATAAAATTGAAATAGCCAAATACTTCCCTGAAAAATTTGAGTGGCTGCCAATATCTAGCTGG ACTCAGcaaatttcaaagagaaaacGGAAGAAAAAACAGGAGAGTTTACAGTCAGCACCTTATCATCTGAAAGATGGAGATACCATTGGGGTGAAG AATCTTCTCCTTGATGACAGTAAGGACTTCAGCACAGTGAGAGACGATCTTGGAAAGGAGAAACAAAGGCAGCttgcattagaaaaaaagaaaag tcgGCAAGCTGAACGCTTACAGGACCATGTTTTGTCTGAGGAAAAACTGAATACTAAGCAACGTAAACCAGAAGTGGCTCTTTCTATCAATGTGGGAGTTTTCAGATAG
- the USP40 gene encoding ubiquitin carboxyl-terminal hydrolase 40 isoform X5: MHPNRHGSVLRWQYRNSRRSHFGRSEDAVCSDMAFAYMPCSVAMTLPCCQEHVVPLPTFLRAWTVESKRPGKLLRHNKQQLNEYKLGARVAICIEPLQKEENLGPHELLLRVQMGIPGERDYYDSVDLVWDISKECTTWSLRQRVASHYCLPVDKIEIAKYFPEKFEWLPISSWTQQISKRKRKKKQESLQSAPYHLKDGDTIGVKNLLLDDSKDFSTVRDDLGKEKQRQLALEKKKSRQAERLQDHVLSEEKLNTKQRKPEVALSINVGVFR, encoded by the exons ATGCATCCAAACAGACACGGATCTGTGTTACGCTGGCAGTATAGAAATAGCAGGCGAAGCCACTTTGGAAGATCTGAAGATGCAG TATGTTCTGATATGGCATTTGCTTATATGCCATGTTCAGTG gctATGACCTTACCATGTTGTCAGGAGCACGTTGTCCCACTGCCCACATTTCTCAGAGCCTGGACAGTGGAAAGTAAGCGCCCAGGCAAGCTTTTACGACACAACAAGCAGCAACTCAA tgaataTAAACTGGGTGCCAGAGTGGCAATCTGCATAGAACCtttgcaaaaagaagaaaacttggG CCCACATGAACTGCTGCTTCGAGTACAGATGGGCATACCAGGGGAGAGGGACTACTATGACTCCGTGGATTTGGTGTGGGATATCTCCAAAGAATGCACTACCTGGTCACTGAGGCAAAGAGTGGCTTCTCACTATTGTCTCCCTGTAGATAAAATTGAAATAGCCAAATACTTCCCTGAAAAATTTGAGTGGCTGCCAATATCTAGCTGG ACTCAGcaaatttcaaagagaaaacGGAAGAAAAAACAGGAGAGTTTACAGTCAGCACCTTATCATCTGAAAGATGGAGATACCATTGGGGTGAAG AATCTTCTCCTTGATGACAGTAAGGACTTCAGCACAGTGAGAGACGATCTTGGAAAGGAGAAACAAAGGCAGCttgcattagaaaaaaagaaaag tcgGCAAGCTGAACGCTTACAGGACCATGTTTTGTCTGAGGAAAAACTGAATACTAAGCAACGTAAACCAGAAGTGGCTCTTTCTATCAATGTGGGAGTTTTCAGATAG
- the USP40 gene encoding ubiquitin carboxyl-terminal hydrolase 40 isoform X3 gives MLLLVLTGRLLAVFEEESKQIPVDQLGQKLLEKKKVSWNKKYRKQYGALRKYLQNHPQIFQFSPDKNKVGLKEKYKLPFKSDSQGLDLQSPSQKNDIQWNLEKTPTRLEETSVGCHWFDLNDSKVQPIKEEDIEQQFQGKESAYMLFYRKSRLKRPPEARGNPRYQIPEHLLNEMNAANTELQKKRAECDSANNGIDLHLHLSSCYKFYNGALHPSLTWKESVLDLTIDRRKTLGDLRQSIFQILESWEGDMILSNAKPLPAGLHLYEILDGDELTLDCFGLADGADIFVWNGKEVGGIKVMTGPDHEPVIINVLRLAEYNEGGKGQHFTESQHIFPCSTKLEDLHRALAPSGGIILKNGSGPDREGKNWEVLLEEQMKETIRSVGLTDGCSVLILDSHDQSFVNVSSGNLTAFTYDISWLQVKNFCGTEDEEKHVKITATIETVMSDIKMKAIQELQLDEELASDSCLRPVSGNGKLLSPVPEDYTVKEAELKMGSLLGLCRGKAPTSTQLFLYFIIGHDQHMGPEMEIVVEETASVKECLNLMLEKSGLSGDSWHLRRIDWCYEAGEALSQENATLKELNVCRGDTLVITEGKLPPKGFLKIPIWWFKPSSHMKHGENGLDQVNGLACRMDDLQVSPAGDSPECIQTDTDLCYAGSIEIAGEATLEDLKMQAMTLPCCQEHVVPLPTFLRAWTVESKRPGKLLRHNKQQLNEYKLGARVAICIEPLQKEENLGPHELLLRVQMGIPGERDYYDSVDLVWDISKECTTWSLRQRVASHYCLPVDKIEIAKYFPEKFEWLPISSWTQQISKRKRKKKQESLQSAPYHLKDGDTIGVKNLLLDDSKDFSTVRDDLGKEKQRQLALEKKKSRQAERLQDHVLSEEKLNTKQRKPEVALSINVGVFR, from the exons ATGCTGTTGTTAGTACTGACTGGAAGACTGCTGGCTGTGTTTGAA gaAGAATCTAAACAAATACCTGTAGATCAATTAGGGCAGAAgttactggagaaaaaaaaggtgtcCTGGAATAAGAAATACCGAAAACAATATGGAGCATTACGAAAG tATTTGCAAAATCATCCTCAGATATTTCAGTTCAGTCCTGACAAAAATAAGGTTGgtctgaaggaaaaatacaagctCCCATTTAAGTCAGATTCTCAAGGACTTGATCTCCAAAGCCCTTCTCAGAAGAATGATATCCAGTGGAATTTAGAAAAAACACCTACAAGGCTAGAGGAGACTTCTGTTGGTTGCCATTGGTTTGATCTGAATGATTCAAAAGTCCAGCCGATCAAGGAGGAGGATATTGAGCAACAATTTCAGGGTAAAGAGAGTGCCTACATGCTGTTTTATCGAAAGTCACGGCTAAAAAGACCTCCTGAAG CTCGAGGAAATCCAAGATACCAAATTCCTGAACATCTTCTGAATGAAATGAATGCTGCTAATACTGAGCTGCAAAAGAAGAG agcGGAATGTGACTCAGCAAACAATGGTATTGATTTGCATCTCCATTTGAGCTCGTGTTACAAATTTTACAATGGAGCTTTGCATCCTTCACTTACTTGGAAAGAGAGTGTACTGGATCTGACTattgacagaagaaaaactctAGGAGATCTTCGACAGTCAATATTCCAG ATACTGGAATCTTGGGAAGGAGACATGATTCTCAGTAATGCCAAACCTTTACCAGCAGGACTGCATCTTTACGAGATTCTTGATG GAGATGAGCTGACACTGGACTGCTTTGGGCTGGCTGATGGAGCAGACATTTTTGTGTGGAATGGGAAAGAG GTTGGCGGCATAAAGGTGATGACAGGCCCTGATCATGAACCTGTGATCATAAACGTTCTTCGTCTGGCAGAGTATAATGAAGGAGGGAAGGGTCAACACTTCACAGAATCGCAGCACATCTTTCCGTGCAGCACAAAACTGGAGGATCTGCACAGGGCCTTAGCACCGTCAGGAGGAATCATCTTAAAGAATGGCTCAGGACCTGATAGAGAAGGCAAGAACTGGGAAGTACTTCTTGAAGAACAGATGAAGGAAACAATCAGAAGTGTTGGTCTGACAGATGGATGTTCAGTGCTAATCTTAGACAGCCATGACCAGAG ctttgtgAATGTTTCAAGTGGCAATTTGACTGCTTTTACATACGACATCAGCTGGCTCCAAGTTAAAAACTTCTGCGGAACGGAAGATGAAGAGAAACACGTTAAAATTACTGCCACCATTGAAACA GTGATGTCAGATatcaaaatgaaagcaataCAGGAGCTTCAACTAGACGAAGAGCTAG CAAGTGACAGTTGTCTTAGACCTGTTAGTGGAAATGGGAAACTTCTCTCTCCAG tGCCTGAAGATTATACTGTCAAGGAAGCGGAACTGAAAATGGGAAGCTTGCTTGGGCTGTGCCGGGGAAAAGCTCCAACTTCCACACAG CTCttcttatattttattattgggCATGACCAACATATGGGCCCTGAGATGGAGATAGTTGTGGAAGAGACTGCCTCTGTGAAAGAA tgtctaAATTTAATGCTGGAAAAATCTGGATTATCAG GTGACAGCTGGCATTTGAGAAGGATTGACTGGTGCTATGAAGCAGGGGAAGCATTAAGTCAGGAA AATGCCACTCTGAAGGAGCTTAATGTTTGTAGAGGAGATACTTTGGTTATAACTGAAGGAAAGCTTCCAccaaag GGCTTTCTGAAAATTCCCATCTGGTGGTTCAAGCCTTCAAGCCATATGAAACATGGAGAAAATGGACTAGACCAAGTGAATGGGTTGGCCTGCAGGATGGACGATTTGCAGGTGTCTCCTGCTGGAG ACTCACCAGAATGCATCCAAACAGACACGGATCTGTGTTACGCTGGCAGTATAGAAATAGCAGGCGAAGCCACTTTGGAAGATCTGAAGATGCAG gctATGACCTTACCATGTTGTCAGGAGCACGTTGTCCCACTGCCCACATTTCTCAGAGCCTGGACAGTGGAAAGTAAGCGCCCAGGCAAGCTTTTACGACACAACAAGCAGCAACTCAA tgaataTAAACTGGGTGCCAGAGTGGCAATCTGCATAGAACCtttgcaaaaagaagaaaacttggG CCCACATGAACTGCTGCTTCGAGTACAGATGGGCATACCAGGGGAGAGGGACTACTATGACTCCGTGGATTTGGTGTGGGATATCTCCAAAGAATGCACTACCTGGTCACTGAGGCAAAGAGTGGCTTCTCACTATTGTCTCCCTGTAGATAAAATTGAAATAGCCAAATACTTCCCTGAAAAATTTGAGTGGCTGCCAATATCTAGCTGG ACTCAGcaaatttcaaagagaaaacGGAAGAAAAAACAGGAGAGTTTACAGTCAGCACCTTATCATCTGAAAGATGGAGATACCATTGGGGTGAAG AATCTTCTCCTTGATGACAGTAAGGACTTCAGCACAGTGAGAGACGATCTTGGAAAGGAGAAACAAAGGCAGCttgcattagaaaaaaagaaaag tcgGCAAGCTGAACGCTTACAGGACCATGTTTTGTCTGAGGAAAAACTGAATACTAAGCAACGTAAACCAGAAGTGGCTCTTTCTATCAATGTGGGAGTTTTCAGATAG